A single Anatilimnocola floriformis DNA region contains:
- a CDS encoding FAD:protein FMN transferase gives MESEPSPPPKVKKEKARRSWRQWITAAILPRAFRLGLLAAVAAILFVAGRQPPPADEISLATAKEYFPTAVKFAAGDARLGGQAVLDDKGKPLGLLLTTSPRTDDIIGYSGPSNLLIVLDAQQTIIGVRVLSSGDTPSHAEQVRASGTFWPQFLGADQTTHREKIDGVGGSTLTSFAFAEAIERRLRGTSVSLRFPEPVKLRDIKKLFKAARKFEADTPRLGWYKAFDEEGKHLGYVVRTSPYSDNARGYQGPTESLIAVAANGVSVIDVIIRKSYDTELYVERVSPSDEFRDSLKGRTIDEWAKIDFKTAGIEGVSGATQTSFAVADGVRRRFLADTKVVPKKEPTWNWQPGLLVVIAGGLAMAFTSLKSNRRIRLVWQVVLVVAFLYWLGDLLSIALFVGWSRHGLPWRTAPAVMLLAAVALIMPWVSRRQVYCQQLCPHGAAQGLFAHFKRLHLKISAAWQRRLAIIPALLLGACVVLATFVLRFDLAKIEPFDAWVLGGAAGISATIALVGLFASTIVPYGFCRYGCPTGELLRLVKSGGDHDRIQRRDWLAAALVGCVALGLFGPQLWAKVQPAASEPKIAGEPKFVEIGGKAFGTSWSVKIRGDHQIAPLQEAVTKELERIESSLSHWRQDSATAQFNASETTFETEQPEELLKLVARAQELSRLSNGRYDITVAPLVAAWGYGPPGERPAPSEEELKELRERVGYEKLTVDLAAKTLRKSNPQLQIDLGSILQGYAADQAQKILEQAGVQECLVDVGGELLARGSWRVGIEDPRNPQQMLRVFQLKDSALATSGLYRTKPGADPKVHHLISPQTGKPYVTTTTLCAVLAPTALDADGWGTALLAVGLPDAIALADEQQLGVMLFDQAQGVRMNAAGEKVFGDAK, from the coding sequence ATGGAGAGCGAACCGTCGCCACCGCCGAAAGTAAAAAAAGAGAAGGCTCGCCGAAGCTGGCGGCAGTGGATTACTGCCGCCATTCTGCCGCGGGCCTTTCGTCTCGGTTTGCTGGCTGCCGTCGCTGCGATTTTATTTGTAGCTGGCCGGCAACCACCACCGGCCGATGAAATCTCACTCGCCACGGCGAAGGAGTATTTTCCCACGGCCGTGAAGTTCGCAGCCGGCGACGCCCGACTCGGCGGTCAAGCCGTGCTGGATGACAAAGGGAAGCCGCTCGGCTTGCTGCTGACCACTTCACCGCGGACCGACGACATCATCGGTTACAGCGGCCCCAGCAACCTGCTGATCGTGCTCGATGCCCAGCAAACCATCATAGGCGTGCGCGTGCTCTCCAGCGGTGATACGCCCAGCCACGCCGAGCAAGTCCGCGCGAGTGGAACATTCTGGCCGCAGTTTCTCGGCGCCGATCAAACGACGCACCGCGAAAAAATCGACGGCGTGGGTGGCTCGACCCTGACAAGTTTCGCTTTCGCCGAAGCGATCGAGCGGCGGCTGCGCGGCACGAGTGTTTCGCTCCGCTTCCCCGAACCGGTCAAGCTGCGCGACATCAAAAAACTCTTCAAAGCGGCCCGCAAGTTCGAAGCCGACACGCCGCGGCTTGGTTGGTACAAGGCCTTCGACGAAGAAGGAAAGCATCTCGGTTACGTCGTCCGCACCTCGCCTTATTCCGACAACGCCCGCGGCTATCAAGGGCCGACGGAGTCGCTCATCGCGGTGGCTGCCAACGGCGTGAGTGTGATCGATGTCATCATTCGCAAGAGCTACGACACCGAGTTGTATGTCGAGCGCGTGAGTCCGTCGGATGAGTTTCGCGATAGTTTGAAAGGCCGCACCATCGACGAGTGGGCCAAGATCGATTTCAAAACGGCAGGCATCGAAGGCGTGTCCGGCGCGACGCAAACGAGCTTTGCCGTGGCCGATGGAGTGCGCCGGCGATTCCTGGCCGACACCAAGGTCGTGCCGAAGAAAGAACCGACCTGGAATTGGCAGCCCGGCTTGCTCGTGGTGATCGCGGGCGGCCTGGCAATGGCGTTCACTTCGCTGAAATCGAATCGGCGAATTCGCCTGGTGTGGCAGGTCGTGCTCGTCGTGGCGTTTCTCTACTGGTTGGGCGATTTGCTGTCGATCGCGCTCTTTGTCGGTTGGTCGCGTCATGGCTTGCCGTGGCGAACCGCGCCGGCGGTGATGTTGCTCGCAGCCGTCGCGCTCATCATGCCGTGGGTTTCGCGGCGGCAGGTTTATTGCCAGCAACTTTGTCCGCATGGCGCGGCGCAAGGTTTGTTCGCCCACTTCAAACGACTTCACTTGAAAATATCGGCTGCCTGGCAACGGCGACTCGCGATCATTCCCGCGCTGTTGCTCGGTGCCTGCGTAGTCCTCGCGACGTTCGTGCTGCGGTTTGACCTGGCGAAGATTGAACCATTCGATGCGTGGGTCTTGGGCGGCGCGGCGGGAATCTCGGCCACGATTGCGCTCGTCGGTTTGTTCGCGTCCACCATCGTGCCGTACGGATTCTGTCGCTATGGCTGTCCGACAGGAGAACTACTTCGTCTGGTGAAGAGCGGTGGCGACCACGACCGGATTCAACGCCGCGATTGGCTGGCGGCGGCGCTTGTCGGTTGCGTGGCCCTCGGTTTATTCGGCCCGCAGTTGTGGGCAAAAGTTCAACCGGCAGCATCAGAACCAAAAATTGCTGGCGAGCCGAAGTTCGTCGAAATCGGCGGCAAAGCCTTTGGCACTTCGTGGTCGGTGAAAATCCGCGGCGACCATCAGATTGCGCCGCTGCAAGAAGCGGTGACGAAGGAACTCGAGCGAATCGAAAGCAGTCTCTCACACTGGCGGCAGGATTCGGCGACTGCGCAGTTCAATGCGAGCGAAACGACCTTCGAGACCGAACAGCCTGAAGAACTGCTCAAGCTCGTCGCTCGCGCGCAGGAACTGAGTCGCCTGTCGAACGGCCGCTACGACATCACCGTCGCGCCGCTCGTGGCCGCTTGGGGATATGGACCGCCGGGCGAACGACCGGCGCCGAGCGAAGAGGAACTAAAAGAATTGCGTGAGCGCGTCGGCTATGAAAAACTCACGGTCGATCTCGCCGCGAAAACGCTCCGCAAAAGCAATCCGCAGTTGCAGATCGATCTCGGTTCCATCTTGCAGGGTTACGCTGCCGATCAGGCGCAGAAAATTCTCGAGCAGGCCGGCGTGCAGGAATGCCTAGTCGACGTCGGCGGCGAACTCCTCGCCCGCGGCAGCTGGCGCGTCGGCATCGAAGATCCGCGCAATCCGCAGCAGATGCTGCGTGTCTTCCAGTTGAAAGATTCCGCCCTCGCCACCAGCGGCTTGTATCGCACCAAGCCCGGCGCGGATCCCAAGGTGCATCACCTCATCTCGCCGCAAACCGGCAAGCCGTATGTCACTACCACGACGCTCTGCGCGGTCCTGGCTCCCACCGCCCTAGACGCCGACGGCTGGGGAACTGCGCTGCTGGCGGTTGGCTTGCCGGACGCAATTGCGCTGGCAGATGAACAACAGCTTGGGGTGATGCTGTTTGATCAAGCACAGGGAGTGCGGATGAATGCGGCTGGGGAGAAAGTGTTTGGAGATGCGAAATAA
- the serS gene encoding serine--tRNA ligase, with the protein MLDRKYIVDNAEQVIVNCKNRGVTCDVPKLVELETARRQCLLRVEELNRQANDTAKQIGKADPETRERLKEEGRKLRDQKDAAQAEHDRLETQAHALQLLIPNLTHPSAPIGGEHDAAEVARGKTEIKKFDFKPLDHVELAAKHDLIDFEAGSRTTGHGFYFLKNEAVLLEMALQRYALDVLMARGFTITTTPDLARDEILIGIGFNPRGSGETQIYSIENSDLSLVGTAEITLGGMYAKQTVGEEQLPIKLCGISHCFRTEAGAHGKATRGIYRVHQFTKVEMFAFTAPEQSDATLEEIRAIECEIFDGLGIPYRVIDTASGDLGGPAYRKYDLEAWMPGRNDGKGEWGEVTSTSNCTDYQARRLDVRYKKKAEKGTQFVHTLNGTAVAISRALIAVLENYQQADGSIAIPEKLRMWVGKDKIGK; encoded by the coding sequence ATGCTCGATCGCAAATACATCGTCGATAACGCTGAACAAGTCATCGTCAACTGCAAGAACCGCGGCGTGACCTGCGACGTTCCCAAGCTCGTCGAGCTCGAAACCGCGCGGCGGCAATGCCTGCTGCGAGTCGAAGAACTCAATCGCCAGGCCAACGACACCGCTAAGCAAATCGGCAAAGCCGATCCGGAAACGCGCGAACGGCTGAAAGAAGAAGGCCGCAAGCTCCGCGATCAGAAGGATGCTGCGCAAGCTGAACATGATCGGCTCGAAACGCAGGCTCACGCGTTGCAGTTGCTCATTCCGAACTTGACGCACCCGAGCGCCCCGATCGGCGGTGAGCACGATGCGGCCGAAGTGGCTCGCGGCAAAACCGAGATCAAAAAATTCGATTTCAAACCGCTCGATCACGTCGAACTCGCGGCCAAGCATGACTTGATCGACTTCGAAGCCGGCTCGCGCACGACGGGCCACGGCTTTTACTTTTTGAAAAACGAAGCCGTGCTGCTCGAGATGGCGCTGCAGCGCTACGCTCTCGATGTCTTGATGGCTCGCGGTTTCACGATCACGACCACGCCCGATCTGGCCCGCGACGAGATTCTGATCGGCATCGGTTTCAATCCCCGCGGCAGCGGCGAAACGCAGATCTATTCGATCGAGAACAGCGACCTGAGCCTCGTCGGCACGGCCGAAATCACGCTCGGCGGCATGTATGCGAAGCAGACGGTCGGCGAAGAGCAGTTGCCGATCAAGCTCTGCGGAATCAGCCACTGCTTCCGCACCGAAGCCGGCGCGCACGGCAAGGCGACGCGCGGTATTTATCGCGTGCATCAATTCACCAAGGTCGAGATGTTCGCCTTCACCGCGCCCGAGCAGAGCGACGCGACGCTGGAAGAGATCCGCGCGATCGAATGCGAGATTTTCGATGGCCTGGGAATTCCGTATCGTGTGATCGACACGGCTTCGGGCGATCTCGGCGGTCCCGCTTATCGCAAGTACGACCTGGAAGCGTGGATGCCCGGCCGCAACGACGGCAAGGGTGAATGGGGCGAAGTGACCAGCACCAGCAACTGCACCGATTACCAGGCCCGCCGCCTTGATGTGCGTTACAAGAAGAAGGCCGAGAAGGGAACGCAGTTCGTCCACACGCTCAACGGCACGGCCGTGGCGATCAGCCGCGCTTTGATCGCCGTGCTGGAGAATTATCAGCAAGCGGATGGAAGCATCGCGATTCCCGAGAAGCTGCGGATGTGGGTGGGGAAAGACAAGATTGGGAAGTAG
- the fliQ gene encoding flagellar biosynthesis protein FliQ: MMTPEDAVTLAQQALLMSLLLSAPLLIVGMVVGLLIGLTQALTQVQDQTVAFVPKLVAMVVCLLLCLPWLVQKLMEYSETLITEIPKSMLGG, from the coding sequence ATGATGACCCCCGAAGATGCCGTGACCCTCGCGCAGCAAGCGCTGCTCATGTCGCTGCTCCTTTCTGCGCCGCTGCTAATCGTCGGCATGGTCGTCGGTTTACTGATTGGTCTGACGCAGGCCCTCACGCAAGTGCAGGATCAAACCGTCGCCTTCGTGCCGAAGCTCGTCGCGATGGTCGTCTGCCTGCTGCTGTGCTTGCCGTGGCTGGTGCAGAAGCTGATGGAGTACAGCGAGACGCTGATCACGGAAATTCCGAAATCGATGCTCGGCGGATGA
- a CDS encoding TIM barrel protein — protein MSTNRRQLLKGAVAAAATLSLPGFSTSSALAEEPRMATPRQHIGVSTYSFWQFKNEALRDLEKCIDLSAEWGFDGVEILHRQMTSEEPGYLQKLKKRAFVNGLSLCGFSTHQGFLSPDAAKRQKNIDHTIHCIELAYQMGIPTMRVNTGSWGTSKDFDELMKNRGIEPTIERYTDDDGYKWVIDSLEKCLPAAEKCGVLLGLENHWGLGRTPEGVLRIVDAIKSPWLQVTSDTGNFLEDPYDRLKLMAPKTILVQSKTYFGGGLWYTLELDNPRIAKIFRDVNYRGWVSLEFEGREDPLTAIPKSLKVLREAYG, from the coding sequence ATGTCCACCAACCGCCGTCAACTTTTAAAAGGCGCAGTCGCTGCCGCTGCGACACTTTCTCTGCCGGGCTTTAGCACTTCGTCTGCCCTCGCCGAAGAACCGCGCATGGCAACGCCTCGTCAGCACATCGGCGTGTCGACTTACTCCTTCTGGCAGTTCAAGAACGAAGCCCTCCGCGATTTGGAGAAGTGCATCGATCTCTCGGCCGAGTGGGGTTTCGATGGTGTGGAAATCTTGCATCGGCAGATGACCAGCGAAGAACCCGGTTATTTGCAGAAACTCAAGAAGCGAGCCTTCGTCAACGGCTTGTCGCTGTGCGGCTTTAGCACGCATCAAGGGTTTCTGTCGCCCGATGCAGCCAAGCGGCAGAAGAACATCGATCACACGATTCATTGCATCGAGCTCGCCTATCAAATGGGCATTCCCACGATGCGAGTGAACACTGGCAGTTGGGGGACGAGCAAAGACTTCGACGAGCTGATGAAGAACCGCGGCATCGAGCCGACGATCGAACGCTATACCGACGATGACGGCTACAAGTGGGTGATCGATAGCCTGGAAAAATGCCTTCCTGCCGCGGAGAAGTGCGGCGTGTTGCTCGGGCTCGAAAATCACTGGGGACTCGGTCGCACGCCGGAAGGTGTGTTGCGGATTGTCGATGCGATCAAGAGTCCTTGGCTGCAGGTGACGTCCGACACTGGCAATTTTTTGGAAGATCCCTACGACCGCCTGAAGCTGATGGCGCCGAAAACGATTCTGGTGCAATCGAAAACGTACTTCGGCGGCGGGCTGTGGTACACGCTCGAGCTCGACAACCCGCGGATTGCCAAGATCTTTCGCGATGTGAATTATCGCGGCTGGGTTTCGCTGGAGTTCGAGGGAAGAGAAGATCCGCTGACGGCGATTCCGAAGAGTCTCAAAGTGCTGCGCGAAGCCTACGGCTAA
- a CDS encoding EscU/YscU/HrcU family type III secretion system export apparatus switch protein, which translates to MADEDAGEKSHEASPHRREQAREEGNVVKSQDLGSAAMLVIGLLTLWYMGNSLALAFGRITREHLGGEAWLRMDLPDILQQLVHIGADVGLAVLPILGTLVLTGVLVNLGQVGFLFLPQKLAMDWQRINPLSNAGRIFSTTSAVQLGFGMGKVVLVATIAAINLWGEREQLLILCDQEAGEIGVYLFSISFWTSLKIGIALLILAVFDYGYSYWKHEQDLMMSHQEMREEMKQQQGDPHVASRRKQVQRELAKGRLKEVIPKADVIVTNPTELAIALQYDPDTMPAPVVLAKGAGVLAQQIRRLALENAIAVVERKELARALYANVDVNSAVPAEQYAAVAEVIRYVYQLKGKKLPGQQAA; encoded by the coding sequence ATGGCCGACGAAGATGCAGGAGAAAAGTCGCACGAAGCATCGCCGCATCGTCGCGAGCAGGCGCGCGAGGAAGGCAACGTCGTCAAGAGCCAGGACCTCGGTTCGGCCGCGATGCTCGTCATCGGTTTGCTCACGCTCTGGTACATGGGCAATAGCCTCGCCCTCGCGTTTGGCCGCATCACTCGTGAACATCTCGGCGGCGAAGCCTGGCTGCGAATGGATCTGCCCGACATTCTGCAGCAACTCGTCCACATCGGCGCCGACGTTGGTCTGGCGGTGCTGCCGATTCTCGGCACGCTGGTCCTCACCGGTGTACTGGTCAACCTCGGCCAGGTCGGCTTTTTGTTTCTGCCGCAGAAGCTGGCCATGGATTGGCAACGGATCAATCCTCTTTCAAACGCCGGCCGAATTTTTTCCACCACCTCGGCCGTGCAACTCGGCTTCGGCATGGGCAAAGTCGTTCTCGTCGCCACGATCGCCGCCATCAACTTGTGGGGCGAACGCGAACAACTACTGATTCTTTGCGATCAAGAAGCGGGCGAGATCGGCGTCTATCTCTTCAGCATTTCGTTCTGGACTAGCCTCAAGATCGGCATCGCGCTGCTGATCCTGGCCGTCTTCGACTATGGCTATTCCTACTGGAAGCACGAGCAAGACTTGATGATGAGCCATCAGGAAATGCGCGAGGAAATGAAGCAGCAGCAGGGCGATCCACACGTGGCCTCGCGCCGCAAACAGGTGCAGCGCGAACTCGCGAAGGGGCGTCTCAAAGAAGTGATTCCCAAAGCCGATGTGATCGTGACCAATCCCACGGAACTCGCCATCGCGCTGCAGTACGATCCCGACACAATGCCCGCGCCGGTCGTGCTCGCGAAAGGCGCCGGCGTACTCGCGCAACAAATCCGCCGCCTCGCTCTAGAAAACGCCATCGCTGTTGTCGAGCGCAAAGAACTAGCCCGCGCGCTTTACGCCAACGTCGATGTCAACTCCGCCGTCCCCGCCGAACAGTACGCCGCCGTCGCCGAGGTCATTCGCTACGTCTACCAACTCAAGGGCAAGAAGCTGCCCGGCCAACAAGCGGCTTAG
- a CDS encoding dipeptidase: protein MEDIRKYLDAERGTFERDLCQLLAIPSVAADSKYHPDVRRAADWVAGQFQAMGLKTEKIETIGQPLIYAESPAIPGAPTVLVYGHYDVQPADPLNEWVTPPFEPTIRNGNVYARGATDDKGQMLTHVLSTRAWLKTRGKLPVQLKFVIEGEEEVGSKGIYDYLKQPGVTDKLKSDIVVISDTSQFAPGQPAITYGLRGIAYFEIRLTGPKQDLHSGTFGGAVTNPLNALASLLHALRDANGRVQVPGFYDDVLALSDRERKQFAALPFSDESFKEQLGVAGLYGEKDFSTLERRWARPTFDVHGLWGGYQGEGGKTVLPAKAGAKFSFRLVPNQDPKKIAASLETFLKERLPPGITMELIYMSGAQGCVVPLESPFMAAAEQAIETGFGKRPVFIREGGSIPIVTNFKQQLGVDTLLLGWGLDDDNTHSPNEKFNLGDFHRGICASAALWEEIAKIKR from the coding sequence ATGGAAGATATTCGGAAATATCTGGACGCCGAACGGGGCACGTTTGAGCGGGATCTGTGCCAGTTGCTGGCCATTCCCAGCGTGGCGGCCGATTCGAAGTACCATCCCGATGTGCGCCGGGCGGCAGATTGGGTTGCCGGGCAGTTTCAGGCGATGGGGCTGAAGACCGAGAAGATCGAAACGATCGGTCAGCCGTTGATTTATGCCGAAAGCCCGGCGATTCCCGGTGCACCCACGGTGCTCGTTTACGGTCACTACGATGTGCAGCCCGCCGATCCGCTCAATGAATGGGTCACGCCGCCGTTTGAACCGACCATCCGCAACGGCAATGTCTATGCCCGCGGCGCGACCGACGACAAAGGCCAAATGCTGACTCACGTTCTCAGCACGCGGGCCTGGCTGAAGACCCGCGGCAAGCTGCCCGTGCAACTGAAGTTTGTCATCGAAGGTGAAGAAGAAGTCGGCAGCAAGGGAATCTACGACTATCTGAAGCAGCCCGGCGTGACCGACAAACTGAAGTCGGACATCGTGGTGATCAGCGACACGTCGCAATTCGCCCCCGGCCAACCGGCGATTACATACGGCTTGCGCGGCATCGCTTATTTCGAGATCCGCCTGACCGGGCCGAAGCAGGATCTGCACAGCGGCACGTTTGGCGGCGCGGTGACGAACCCGCTCAACGCGCTCGCGTCCTTATTGCACGCCCTGCGCGATGCTAACGGTCGCGTGCAGGTGCCGGGCTTTTATGACGACGTGCTCGCGCTGTCGGATCGCGAACGAAAACAGTTCGCCGCGCTGCCGTTCAGCGATGAGTCGTTTAAGGAACAGCTCGGCGTGGCGGGTCTCTACGGCGAAAAAGATTTTTCGACCCTTGAGCGCCGCTGGGCTCGGCCGACCTTTGATGTGCATGGCCTGTGGGGTGGCTATCAAGGCGAAGGTGGCAAGACGGTGCTCCCCGCGAAGGCTGGCGCGAAATTCAGCTTCCGCCTGGTGCCGAATCAAGATCCCAAAAAGATCGCCGCGTCGCTGGAGACGTTTTTGAAAGAGCGATTGCCGCCGGGCATCACGATGGAACTGATTTACATGAGTGGCGCGCAAGGTTGCGTCGTGCCGCTTGAAAGTCCCTTCATGGCCGCGGCTGAACAGGCGATTGAAACGGGCTTCGGTAAACGGCCAGTGTTCATTCGCGAAGGCGGTTCCATTCCGATCGTTACCAATTTCAAGCAGCAACTCGGCGTCGATACGCTCCTGCTCGGCTGGGGTCTCGACGACGACAACACGCACAGCCCGAACGAAAAATTTAACCTCGGCGATTTCCACCGCGGCATTTGCGCGAGCGCTGCCCTGTGGGAAGAGATCGCCAAAATCAAACGCTAA
- a CDS encoding ATP-dependent Clp protease adaptor ClpS — translation MSEQKSAAVAEPDVEADQSAQRKPPKRQPRYNVILWNDDDHTYDYVITMLKELFGHKEERGFKIATEVDKTGRGICLTTTMEHAELKRDQIKAYGAEKGNPKSKGSMSATIEPAPE, via the coding sequence GTGTCCGAGCAAAAATCTGCCGCCGTTGCCGAACCCGATGTGGAAGCCGATCAATCGGCCCAGCGAAAACCGCCCAAGCGGCAGCCTCGCTACAACGTCATTCTGTGGAACGACGACGATCACACCTACGACTACGTGATCACCATGCTCAAGGAACTCTTCGGCCATAAGGAAGAACGCGGCTTTAAAATTGCCACCGAAGTCGACAAGACCGGCCGCGGCATCTGCCTGACCACCACCATGGAACACGCCGAACTCAAACGCGACCAGATCAAAGCCTACGGCGCGGAAAAGGGAAATCCGAAGAGCAAGGGCAGCATGTCGGCGACGATTGAGCCAGCGCCGGAGTAG
- a CDS encoding flagellar biosynthetic protein FliR, whose amino-acid sequence MTILSPLLTLYLNQFLIFVLVLTRIGALIMTLPVLGGSNIPVQIRALLAVSVAMLIAPLHWGMTLPGIDNLAALGMLMAREALLGLALGTSVMILLSGMQLAGQVTSQMSGLSLADVANPTFDTTVPIIAQLLESLAIALFFLLGGHRLVITALLDSFQWLPPGAATLPEDLVQVLVQVTAHSFHVGIRASAPVMVAMFLAVLVVGLISRTLPQLNAMAVGLNFNAILLPLIVAVSIGSAAITFQNELAGVLEQVRAALTPGAEMRAE is encoded by the coding sequence ATGACAATCCTTTCCCCCCTACTCACGCTTTACCTCAATCAGTTCCTGATTTTCGTTCTGGTACTGACGCGAATCGGCGCGCTCATCATGACGCTGCCGGTACTCGGCGGCAGCAATATTCCAGTGCAAATTCGCGCGCTGCTCGCCGTTTCCGTTGCGATGCTGATTGCTCCGCTGCACTGGGGCATGACGTTGCCGGGAATCGACAATCTCGCCGCGCTCGGCATGCTGATGGCGCGCGAAGCCCTGCTCGGACTGGCCCTTGGCACTTCGGTGATGATCCTCCTCAGCGGCATGCAACTCGCTGGCCAGGTGACGAGTCAAATGAGCGGCCTGTCGCTCGCCGATGTTGCCAACCCTACGTTCGACACCACTGTGCCGATCATCGCTCAGTTGCTCGAATCGCTGGCGATCGCGCTCTTCTTTTTGCTCGGCGGCCATCGCCTGGTCATTACTGCCCTGCTCGATAGCTTTCAGTGGTTACCGCCTGGCGCCGCGACGTTGCCCGAAGATTTGGTGCAAGTTCTGGTACAAGTTACCGCGCACAGCTTTCACGTCGGCATTCGCGCTAGTGCGCCGGTGATGGTCGCGATGTTTCTCGCGGTGCTCGTGGTGGGCCTCATCAGCCGGACGCTGCCGCAGCTCAATGCGATGGCGGTCGGTCTGAATTTCAATGCAATCTTGCTGCCGTTGATCGTTGCCGTGTCGATCGGCTCCGCCGCGATCACTTTTCAGAATGAGCTGGCCGGTGTGCTGGAGCAGGTTCGTGCGGCGCTTACTCCCGGCGCGGAAATGCGGGCGGAGTAA